The following is a genomic window from Amphiura filiformis chromosome 4, Afil_fr2py, whole genome shotgun sequence.
GACCtttaattcttttatttcatgttgaGGTCTTTCATGCTCCAAAACAAGACAATCTCGGCAAACAGTCACACCGCATGTGACACAAAAGAAATGTTGCCTCTCGCCTTCATGATTTGGGCAGAAAGGGGTTCCTTCTTTCTGTTCATCAACATGCTCCTCATACTTTTTTACCATACATGTAGCTTTAAGACGGAGAATTGTCTTTAAGTTGGCCAACCCTCCATGTGGCACAGTGGTGACATGACGGCATTCTGGACATTCAATTGTTGGCTCCTTAACCCAACTCTGAAGACATTGCAAACAGAAAACATGCAGACAATCCAACTCTTTGGGATCTCTCAGAAGATTAAAACAGATGGAACAAGTCAACTCTTCCTCCATCAAACTGAGGGAAATATTTGGATTGCTAGCTGATGATGCCGTTGCCATGGTCGTTGACGTTGGTTCTAATGATTAAATAACACTCATAAAGACGTTAGTTTCCAGAGATAGTCAATTCAAGTggcgcccaaaaaaaaaaaccttggctACCTAAATGTATTGTACGTGTgcatcatgcatgcatgtcaCTCATTGCTGACAGTCATGACAGTCACAGTGCAACATCAATCATGACATACGGTCATACCGACCCGAGATTGCTCATGTGCTCTTTTTGAAAATCTCCCAACAATGGGACGTCGAATATCACTAGCAGTTTACACGCACTGGCACGCATACATGAATAAAGGAACTGTCATTAGGGTGAAGCGGTGCTTTTGCAACAATAAATCAAGGTCCAAAAGTACGAACCAGATATTAAAATCGGAGCCAAAGAAAGCATGCCGACTAGCGTCGGGCGATACTCAATACCGCTAATACCAGCGGTATCGGATAGTCGATACCATAATCTcgaaactacagggtgtcccagaatgatctatacccgGAAACTAAGTTGAATTTTCTTAGGTATGAATGGCATTAGTATtggtaatattgttttaaattctaagatctacatatatttagctttcttagaaattttagattttagaaattggacatttctaatagaagttacaggatattgcgtaaaaatggtgaattccaagttttgacaaaacaacttACTTTGAAAATCTGTCAGATTCCTAACCTTGCagaacaaagttatttggaaaatgttatgcaggtaTATGTGTTGCTTCCTGTGACTtccactaaggggctgtgcaataattatgagccctggggagggtaaaattgtagggggggcaagaaatttttggagagccgaagggggggggcaagctatttttggcaagccaagagggggggggcaagcgattttatggcacacattcatggggcgccttttaaataaaatgctctaaaaaggcttaggaaacatcATGGAAAcgcatgcaaattttcctgctcgctgcgcttgcaacatgTATCTAGGCCATTTACAGTTAGGAAATTGGGatctcaaaaatttggcatgcacaaAGGGagagggcaaagaatttttggcaggccaaaacgGGGGGGGCAGCGACTTTTGGCAGGCGATTTGAATTTTttaccccggggctcataattattgcacagcaacTAGTGTAGGTCTACCtataccacacaatttattcgctacctgaggTCGCTATTAAATGGAGAATGAAAGATtggaatatttgtttttaattttcgatGTTTTTTGGTTTCAATAAGTTCCATtgaataatacatgtaattttttttattctgttaaaatttgccccccccccttgtgcatgccaaattttggggatcccaatatTCAAAcattattgtattatattattgcgaatttcaaaaaatgccgcttgacagtgttggaggactctaGTCCTGGACTCGGACTccagtccggactcgagtccttttttcaagaactcggactcggactctaaaaactcggactcggaccccaaggactcagGACTCGGCTCCGAGtgctcctcgagtccggcaaaattgggtctttttaggtcttttattttcgttcattttaatcatttaccacCTGAATTTGGTTTTGCTGTGGAACTGAAATTGAAAGAAATTTAAAAGATATTGTCATTTTAGTATTGCTTCAAACATGATAGTGTAATGCAAAGGAAGTTAAATTATATCATTGAGTTTATCTGCTTACACCCAATGTCCCCTTATTTAATATTATAGAAATCAACACCAAATCTTTGTctgcattttgaacaaatttaacaAAACATTTAATACTTTTTGtccagaaagttatttttcacgGTAATGACACCCAAATTTTAGCGTTCCCACACATAATGACCCCTATTTTC
Proteins encoded in this region:
- the LOC140149573 gene encoding tripartite motif-containing protein 2-like, whose protein sequence is MATASSASNPNISLSLMEEELTCSICFNLLRDPKELDCLHVFCLQCLQSWVKEPTIECPECRHVTTVPHGGLANLKTILRLKATCMVKKYEEHVDEQKEGTPFCPNHEGERQHFFCVTCGVTVCRDCLVLEHERPQHEIKELKVITKEQKGAMKTKMEHVEKEVQKAENYEKRLDEMEQKLQAAKEKAKKDIKKRTEVIVAEAKAQETKMIENVNTFCQEQMKVLSEGQVRTKDRVAHLKSVYLAAVVLGSMN